Proteins encoded by one window of Nicotiana tabacum cultivar K326 chromosome 10, ASM71507v2, whole genome shotgun sequence:
- the LOC107768057 gene encoding pentatricopeptide repeat-containing protein At5g66520-like — MAAASLSGPVPKQNILELQNGRGNKIPSSVLLLQMCRQNKEVKQLHSQLIISGLIRRPPNAARLLESYVGVSETDDALLLFKSSIQSPDTFAYNVMIRGLILSKRPKGSLLLYEQLLSEGLVPDSHTYTFVLKACSHLKAILQGKQVHAQIIKIGIGPNTHVCSSLISMYSYAGSMESARQVLDEYYEDNNDICPLNSMITGYMNEGLVEKAEEIFDTMENKDTATWSAMLSGYTKNGMHDVALVTFQKMMNYRVPLNESSLVCTLSACGALGALDQGRWIHTYIINKREIVMSANLGTALVDVYAKCGCIEFSYQLFKNMPQRDVVTWGVIISGFATHGQAKKCFQLFDEMIASGVEPNGVIFVAILSACSHAGQVGQGCHYFNQMVYQFGIRPSIEHFGCMVDLLGRAGRLAEAEQVILSMPEEPNSIVLGALLNACRIHNDVERGRYLFKRLINLEPSPDRYKLAASLFANNGEGYEIKKLVKDEDLVARCGLSNIQVDGVVHEFMVSDIANNRARDIYEALGGLVDQ; from the coding sequence ATGGCTGCTGCTTCCCTAAGCGGCCCAGTGCCCAAGCAAAATATTCTAGAATTGCAAAATGGAAGAGGTAATAAAATCCCAAGCAGTGTTCTGTTGCTCCAGATGTGTCGCCAAAACAAGGAAGTCAAACAATTACATAGCCAACTGATTATTTCAGGATTGATTCGTCGCCCTCCAAATGCAGCAAGGCTATTAGAATCCTATGTTGGAGTGTCTGAAACTGATGATGCATTGTTACTTTTTAAATCATCAATTCAATCACCTGATACCTTTGCTTATAATGTTATGATCAGAGGTCTGATTCTTAGCAAGCGGCCTAAGGGGTCACTTTTGTTGTATGAACAATTATTATCAGAGGGTCTTGTACCAGATAGCCATACCTATACTTTTGTTCTCAAAGCATGTTCTCATTTGAAAGCTATTCTTCAAGGTAAACAAGTACATGCACAAATTATCAAGATTGGCATAGGACCAAATACCCACGTTTGTAGCTCTCTAATTTCTATGTATTCCTATGCTGGAAGCATGGAATCTGCAAGACAAGTTCTTGATGAATATTATGAGGATAATAATGACATTTGTCCCCTTAACTCCATGATTACCGGTTATATGAATGAGGGCCTTGTGGAAAAGGCTGAAGAAATCTTTGATACAATGGAAAATAAGGATACTGCAACTTGGAGTGCAATGTTATCAGGGTACACTAAAAATGGTATGCACGACGTGGCACTTGTCACCTTTCAGAAAATGATGAATTATAGAGTTCCACTGAATGAATCTTCACTTGTGTGCACTCTATCAGCCTGTGGAGCGTTGGGAGCTTTGGATCAGGGAAGATGGATACACACGTATATCATAAACAAGAGAGAAATTGTAATGAGTGCCAATCTTGGTACTGCTTTAGTTGACGTGTATGCCAAGTGTGGGTGCATTGAATTTAGTTATCAGTTGTTTAAGAATATGCCACAGAGAGATGTTGTAACTTGGGGAGTGATCATTTCAGGTTTTGCAACACATGGGCAAGCCAAGAAATGCTTTCAACTATTTGATGAGATGATTGCGTCCGGAGTTGAGCCAAATGGAGTCATCTTTGTGGCTATCCTCTCTGCCTGTTCTCATGCAGGGCAAGTCGGACAGGGATGTCACTACTTCAACCAAATGGTGTATCAGTTCGGAATTAGACCATCCATTGAGCATTTTGGATGCATGGTAGATCTTCTTGGCCGTGCTGGGAGGCTTGCAGAAGCAGAACAAGTCATTTTATCGATGCCGGAAGAACCTAACTCGATTGTATTGGGCGCATTGCTTAATGCTTGTCGAATTCATAATGATGTTGAGAGAGGGAGGTATTTATTCAAGCGGCTAATCAATTTGGAACCTTCACCTGATCGATATAAATTAGCAGCATCTCTGTTTGCTAATAATGGAGAAGGGTACGAGATTAAAAAGTTGGTCAAGGATGAAGATTTGGTAGCTAGATGTGGCTTGAGTAATATTCAGGTGGATGGGGTGGTTCACGAGTTCATGGTCAGTGATATCGCGAATAACAGGGCCCGAGATATCTACGAGGCATTAGGAGGATTAGTAGATCAATAA